A region from the Volucribacter amazonae genome encodes:
- a CDS encoding Fe-S-containing protein — MSYFFNYFLQTILPISLLLACMWSKYKEVNLASLVKLTLLAIVISFGLHYLPQDQITKFSINSSILAILCVFLITQWLSYPYLAYLWHLLLLCIAWLVCFNNPNFTAISQIDVINTDFILHLFAILAAIIICLLISCWLYLSLRQLKTFPYSTALFTRFIPYLCFILLLAFIVTPIIGEITLNLIKLQIIELTKARLSFIAQSTQLIQLSNYFTSILLLFISIYSYCTLYQGYKFTLAERDIITKRQKQAKLEQIKTLIISGILASLISLTSQLYWDYIASQPPKLSAAKTVTLNEHQQISIPIEQVKDGKLHRFVWISDEGKTVRFFIINRLADKLSLAVVFDACLLCGDQGYIMQDNQVICIGCGVYMFTPSIGKAGGCNPVPIENWQQTEQSVIIPKTSLETGLMLFSTIVEQEVIDPVDQSKLTNNKAPFKYSYAGKTYFFATEQNLEKFRANPSKFIPLEEQ; from the coding sequence ATGAGCTATTTTTTCAATTACTTCTTACAAACGATACTGCCAATAAGTTTATTATTAGCTTGTATGTGGTCAAAATATAAGGAAGTTAATCTTGCTAGCTTGGTAAAATTAACCTTGTTAGCGATAGTGATTAGCTTTGGGTTACATTATCTTCCGCAAGATCAAATAACGAAATTTAGCATAAATAGTAGTATATTAGCGATTTTATGCGTTTTTTTGATCACGCAATGGCTATCCTATCCTTATCTTGCTTATCTTTGGCATTTATTATTGCTATGTATTGCTTGGTTAGTTTGTTTTAACAATCCGAATTTTACAGCTATCAGCCAAATAGACGTAATCAATACTGATTTTATTTTACACCTTTTTGCTATTTTAGCCGCCATAATCATTTGTCTATTGATAAGTTGTTGGTTATACCTTAGCTTACGCCAACTAAAAACATTTCCCTATTCCACCGCACTTTTTACTCGATTTATTCCCTATTTATGTTTCATTTTATTATTGGCTTTTATTGTTACCCCAATTATCGGCGAAATAACCCTCAACCTTATAAAACTGCAAATCATTGAGCTAACGAAAGCACGTTTAAGTTTTATCGCACAAAGCACCCAATTAATCCAATTGAGTAATTACTTTACCTCAATCTTGCTCCTATTTATCAGTATTTATAGCTATTGCACCCTTTATCAAGGCTATAAATTTACCCTTGCCGAAAGGGATATTATTACCAAACGACAAAAACAGGCGAAGTTAGAACAAATTAAAACATTAATAATAAGCGGTATATTGGCGAGCTTAATTAGCTTAACCAGCCAATTATATTGGGATTATATTGCCTCGCAACCGCCCAAATTATCTGCTGCAAAAACAGTAACATTGAATGAACATCAACAAATTTCTATTCCCATAGAACAAGTGAAAGACGGAAAATTACACCGTTTTGTTTGGATTTCTGATGAGGGAAAAACCGTACGTTTCTTTATTATTAATCGTCTAGCCGATAAATTGAGCTTAGCAGTTGTTTTTGATGCTTGCTTATTATGTGGTGACCAAGGCTATATTATGCAAGATAATCAAGTGATCTGCATTGGTTGTGGCGTATATATGTTCACCCCGTCCATTGGTAAGGCTGGCGGTTGCAATCCTGTACCTATTGAAAATTGGCAGCAAACAGAACAAAGCGTTATTATTCCTAAAACTAGCCTTGAGACAGGACTCATGCTCTTTTCCACAATAGTGGAACAAGAAGTGATTGATCCTGTTGATCAAAGCAAACTTACCAATAATAAAGCACCATTTAAATACAGTTATGCGGGTAAAACCTACTTCTTTGCCACTGAGCAAAACCTAGAAAAATTCCGAGCTAATCCAAGCAAATTTATTCCGTTGGAGGAACAATAA
- a CDS encoding ABC transporter permease gives MLIRMLRQSWKYGIKRKLLAIITLFLASGLISSLLAVSLDIGDKMAKELKSYGANILIEPASNAILPEIEGHLTLTTQDLLDEKELANVKDIFWRNNIVGFAPLLQANIEINGQALVALGTFFDHHLTIPDEENYHTGQKIISPYWQVKGEWVDDSHHIPLDQRIPVLLGTKLAQQFDWHIGQQLNVVYVDKNYPQDSPHFMPIIIKGILTTGGNEEQQVIFPLQALQHLTGLEGKIQGIKVSALTVPENDLSRKARANIEGLDAEEYDRWYCTAYVSSIAHQLEEAISGAVVRPIWQVAASEGVIIEKIQLLLFVVTLAALLAAAMGISSLMGSSIMERSKEIGLMKALGAYQWQITLLFYCEASINGIIGGTLGCLAGWGLAGIIGQKLFGEPLGFALILIPCVLLLSVIIALIGTWFPAHRIARLYPIEVLYGR, from the coding sequence ATGTTAATCCGTATGCTACGACAGTCTTGGAAATACGGTATAAAACGCAAATTACTTGCGATTATTACCCTTTTTCTTGCCTCTGGCTTAATTTCTTCATTGTTAGCTGTTTCCCTTGATATTGGCGATAAAATGGCAAAAGAACTTAAATCTTATGGAGCAAATATTCTAATTGAACCTGCCAGCAATGCCATATTACCTGAAATAGAAGGACATTTAACGCTAACCACCCAAGATTTATTAGATGAAAAAGAATTAGCCAATGTTAAAGACATATTCTGGCGTAATAATATTGTAGGATTTGCTCCTTTATTACAAGCCAACATTGAAATCAACGGACAAGCTCTTGTGGCATTAGGCACGTTTTTTGATCATCATCTGACCATTCCTGATGAAGAAAATTACCATACTGGACAAAAAATCATTAGCCCTTATTGGCAAGTTAAGGGGGAATGGGTTGATGACTCACATCATATTCCCCTTGATCAAAGGATACCCGTCTTATTAGGGACAAAATTAGCACAACAATTTGACTGGCACATAGGACAACAACTTAATGTGGTTTATGTTGACAAAAATTATCCGCAAGACTCACCGCACTTTATGCCAATTATCATAAAAGGCATACTGACCACTGGGGGGAACGAAGAACAACAAGTTATTTTTCCTTTACAAGCATTACAGCACTTAACAGGCTTAGAAGGAAAAATTCAAGGAATTAAAGTGTCGGCTTTAACCGTTCCTGAAAATGATTTATCCCGTAAAGCACGAGCGAATATAGAGGGATTAGATGCTGAAGAATATGATCGTTGGTATTGTACAGCCTATGTATCTTCCATTGCTCATCAACTAGAAGAAGCAATTTCAGGGGCAGTCGTACGCCCAATTTGGCAAGTTGCCGCCTCTGAAGGAGTTATTATTGAAAAAATCCAGCTATTACTTTTTGTGGTTACCCTTGCAGCACTGCTTGCTGCAGCAATGGGCATCTCCTCGTTAATGGGAAGTAGCATTATGGAGCGGAGTAAAGAAATTGGTCTGATGAAAGCCTTGGGGGCTTATCAATGGCAAATTACGTTATTATTTTATTGTGAAGCAAGCATTAATGGCATTATAGGCGGCACATTAGGTTGTCTAGCTGGTTGGGGATTGGCTGGAATAATTGGACAAAAACTGTTTGGCGAGCCTTTAGGTTTTGCTTTAATTTTAATCCCTTGTGTACTGTTGCTCTCCGTGATTATTGCACTTATCGGCACTTGGTTTCCTGCTCATCGTATTGCACGCTTATATCCAATAGAGGTACTTTATGGTCGCTAA